From the Streptomyces sp. Sge12 genome, the window CCGGTGCTGCCGGGCTGGGTCGGCGTGTCCGTCGGCGGGCTCGCGCTCGCCGGCTGTGTGGCCGTGCTCTGGCGGGCCGGTGTCGTCCCCGCCCCCTTCGTGGCGGCCTTCGGCGCGGCCCCCCGGGTCTACCACGGCCTGCGCGCCACCCACTGGCCCCCGCTGGCCTTCCTCGGCATCGTCGCCCTCGTGGCGCTCGGCGGCCTCGGCCGGGCCCGTACCGGGCACGCCTGGGTGCTCACCCTCTTCGGCCGGTACCGCGGCACGGTCCGCCGTACCGGCCTGACCTGGGTGAGTCCGCTCCTGCTGCGCCGCCGGGTCGATGTACGCCTGCGGCACTGGCGCAGCGATCCCATGCCCGCCGTGGATTCGGGCGGCCTCGCCCTCCAGGTCGTCGTCCAGGTCGTCTGGCAGGTCAGGGACACCGCCCGGGCCACCCTCGCCGTCGAGGACCACACGGAGTACCTCGCCGAGCAGGTCGAGTCGGCGATGGCCCGCGTGCTCTCGCAGCTGCCCGCCGACGCCTTCCACGAGGACGCCCCGACCCTGCGTGACGCCGAGGCCGTCGGTGACGCGCTGACCCGGATGCTGGCGGCCGAGACCGAGGCCGTCGGGATCGAGGTCTTCTCGGCCCAGCCGACCCGGATCGAGTACGCGGCCGAGGTGGCCGAGGCCATGCGCCGCCGCCGGGTCGCGGCGATCGACGCCAAGCACCGGGACACCGTGCTCACCTCGGTCGTGGACGCCGTGGACGACACCGTCCACCGGCTGACCTCGCGCGGACTGGTGGAGCTCGACGACTACGAGCGCAAGGCGCTGGTGAAGGACCTCACGGTCGCCTTCTACACGGGCCGCTCCGAGTAGGAGGGCGACCGGGGGAGTCCGCAGGGGGCCGGGGGGAGATTCAGCGGTACGGGAGCGGGTGGCCGGAATTTACCGGACCACCCGTTTTCCCATTGGTATGGACATGGCCAACTCTCGTCAATAATCTGGAACTTGGTCTAGACCTAATCCCCACGCGAGCGCGCTCTCACCGAACTCCCCCCACGTTCAAGGAGCATCATGCGTCCCATCCGCATGCCCAAACGCGCCGGCGTCGCCGCGCTCGGCCTCGGCCTCGTCGCCGGAATCACCCTCGTCAGCGCCCCCACCGCCAGCAGCCACGGCTACACCGACACCCCGATCAGCCGCCAGAAGCTCTGCGCCAACAAGACCGTCTCCGACTGCGGCGCGATCCAGTGGGAGCCGCAGAGCGTCGAGGGCTTCAAGGGCTTCCCGGCCGCCGGCCCCGCCGACGGCAAGATATGTGCCGGCGGACTCTCCCAGTTCTCCGAGCTCGACAACCCGCGCGGTGGCGCCTGGCCCACCACCAAGGTGACCAGCGGGCAGAGCTACGCCTTCCGGTGGCAGTTCACCGCCAACCACTCCACCACCGACTTCAAGTACTACGTCACCAAGAACGGCTGGACCGGCACCAAGGCCCTCACCCGTGCCGACCTCGAACCCCAGCCCTTCCTCACCGTCGCCTACAACGGCGCCCGCCCCGCCATGACCACCGTGCACCAGGGCGCCATGCCGAGCGGCAAGTCGGGCCGGCACCTGATCCTGGCCGTCTGGACCGTCAACGACACCCCGATGGCCTTCTACGCCTGCTCCGACGTTCAATTCTGACGGTACGTCAGCTACCCTCCGGCGGCATGCGGACGACGACTGCACCCGACACCGTCGCGGAGCTCATAGCGCGCCAATGGGGCGACCACCGGCCCGGGCTGAAACACGAGGACGGCCTCCTCAGCCACCACCGGACCGCCCAGGAGGCCGCCGCGCGCGCCGCGCTCCTCGTCGACCTCATGCCCCCGGGGGCCGAGCCCCACCTCGGGATCCTGCTCGACAACACCCCCGAGTTCCCGTTCTGGCTCGGCGCGGCGGCCCTCGCCGGGGCCGCCGTCGCCGGGATCAACCCCACCCGGCGCGGCTCCGAGCTGGCCCGCGACATCCTGCACACCGACTGCCGGATCCTGATCACCGAGCGGGCCCACCTGCCGCTGCTGCGCGACCTCGACCTGCCCGGCGTACGGATCCTGGTCACCGGCACCGAGGAGTACGAGACCCTCCTCGCCCCCTACGCCGCCGCCGAGCCCGGCGAAGCCGCGCTGCGCACCCCCGCCCCGGACTCGCGCCTCCTCCTGTACTTCACCTCCGGCTCCACCGGCGCCCCCAAGGCCGCCATCTGCACGCAGGGCCGGCTCGCCGCGGCCGGCTCGGCACTGGCCCGCCAGTTCTCCGTCACCCCCGACGACGTCCACTACGTCTGCATGCCGCTCTTCCACGGCAACGCCGTCATCGCCGACTGGCTGCCGGCGCTCGCCGGCGGGGCCGCGGTGGCCCTGCGGCGTCGATTTTCGGCCTCCGCGTTCCTGGACGACGTTCGGGGATACGGGGCCACGTACTTCACCTACGTCGGGCGGGCGATCCAGTACCTCCTGGCCACCGAACCCCGCCCCGACGACCGCACGCACACCCTGCGCCTCGGCTTCGGCACCGAGGCCGGGGCGGTGGACGCGGCCCGCTTCGCCGAGCGGTTCGGGGTCCGGCTGGTGGAGGGCTACGGAGCCACCGAGGGCGGCGCCTCCGTCCAGCGCACCCCGGACACCCCGCCGGGCGCCCTGGGCCGGGCGGGCGCGGGCGACGACCTGGCGGTGATCGACCCGGAGACGGGTGCGGAATGCCCGCCTGCGCTGCTCGCCCCGGACGGCCGCCTGCTCAACGGCTCGGCGGCGATCGGCGAACTGGTCAACCGGGGCCGCAGCCTGTTCGAGGGGTACTGGCGCAACCCCGATGCGGAGGTCGACCGCACCCGGGACGGCTGGTACTGGACGGGGGACCTCTTCTTCCGCGACGCGGCGGGCTTCCTCTACTTCGCGGGCCGCACCGACGACCGGCTCCGCGTCGACAGCGAGAACCTCGCGGCGGCGATGATCGAGAACATCCTGGCCCGCTGGGCGGACGCGGCCGCGGTCGCCGTCTACGCCGTCCCGGACGAGGTGGCGGGGGACCAGGTGATGGCGGCGCTGGCCCTCCGGGAGGGCGCGGAATTCTCCCCGGAGGCCTTCGCGGCCTTCCTGGCCGGCCAGCCGGACCTGGGCACGAAGATGGCCCCGCGCTACGTCCGCATCGTCGGGGCCATGCCGACCACGGCGACGAACAAGGTCCACCGCGTCGCGCTCCGCCGCGCGGGCTTCCGCTGCGCGGACCCGGTCTGGCACCGGTCCCCGGCCGGGGCCTACACCCCCCTCGGCCCCCCGGCGCTGACCACCCTCCTCGCCACGTACGAAGCCCAGGGCCGCAGCCACCTCCTGCCCCGGTGCGCATCCAGCCTCGCCGGCGATTGAGGCGCGGGGTCCGGGGCGGAGCCCCAGGTTCTTGGGCCGCACCGGCCCCCCGGGTAATGGTTTTGAGCACCCCCGAGGACCGGGTAGTATTTTCTCTGTCAGCAGGCGCCGCTAGCTCAGTTGGTTAGAGCAGCTGACTCTTAATCAGCGGGTCCGGGGTTCGAGTCCCTGGCGGCGCACCTGTCCTTCGGGCGGTTTCCGGTTCACCGGGAACCGCCCGAAGTGTTTTCCGGCCCCGCAAACGCACCGGCCCCGCCCTAGAGCGTGAGCGACAGCAGCAGCGGTGCCGCCTTCCGGTTCAGGGTGTCCGCCGCGGCCCGCAACCGGTGCGCGTGCTCGACCGGCATGGACAGCGCCAGGCAGCCCACCGAGGCCCCGGCCGTGATCGGAACCGCCGCGCAGACCGTGCCCACCGCGTATTCCTGGAGGTCCAGCACGGGCACGGTGGCCGGCTGCGCGTCCAGCTTGGAGAACAGGATCCGCTCGTTCACGATCGTCTTCGACGTCAGCCGGGCGATCTTGTGCCGGGACAGGTGGTCGCGCCGCCCGTTCAGGTCGAGCTGCGTCAGCAGGCACTTTCCGACCGCGCTGGCGTGCGCCGCGGAGCGGAAGTCGACCCACTCGTGGACCTTCGGGGTGCGCGGACTGTCCGCGAACTGGGTGATCCGGACCTCGCCGTCCACGTACCGGCTGATGTAGACGGCCGCGCCGACCGAGTCGCTCAGCCGGTCCAGCGTCTCCTGGAGCTTGTCGGTGAGCGCCTGCTGCCGGTCGATGCCCGAGCCGAGCAGGACGAGGGAGTCCCCTATGGCGTACGCCCCGTCGGACACCTGCAATACGTACCCCTCCCGGCGCAGCATGAGCAGCATCGGGGCGAGATGGACTGCGGGCAGGCCGGTCTCACGCGCGATCTGCACGTCCGTCACACCCCCGGTGTGACGCGCGATCGTTTCGAGTACGCGTAGTGCGTACTGCACCGAGTGGAACGGCG encodes:
- a CDS encoding lytic polysaccharide monooxygenase auxiliary activity family 9 protein, whose protein sequence is MRPIRMPKRAGVAALGLGLVAGITLVSAPTASSHGYTDTPISRQKLCANKTVSDCGAIQWEPQSVEGFKGFPAAGPADGKICAGGLSQFSELDNPRGGAWPTTKVTSGQSYAFRWQFTANHSTTDFKYYVTKNGWTGTKALTRADLEPQPFLTVAYNGARPAMTTVHQGAMPSGKSGRHLILAVWTVNDTPMAFYACSDVQF
- a CDS encoding IclR family transcriptional regulator — protein: MALKPEPTAPFHSVQYALRVLETIARHTGGVTDVQIARETGLPAVHLAPMLLMLRREGYVLQVSDGAYAIGDSLVLLGSGIDRQQALTDKLQETLDRLSDSVGAAVYISRYVDGEVRITQFADSPRTPKVHEWVDFRSAAHASAVGKCLLTQLDLNGRRDHLSRHKIARLTSKTIVNERILFSKLDAQPATVPVLDLQEYAVGTVCAAVPITAGASVGCLALSMPVEHAHRLRAAADTLNRKAAPLLLSLTL
- a CDS encoding AMP-binding protein, producing MRTTTAPDTVAELIARQWGDHRPGLKHEDGLLSHHRTAQEAAARAALLVDLMPPGAEPHLGILLDNTPEFPFWLGAAALAGAAVAGINPTRRGSELARDILHTDCRILITERAHLPLLRDLDLPGVRILVTGTEEYETLLAPYAAAEPGEAALRTPAPDSRLLLYFTSGSTGAPKAAICTQGRLAAAGSALARQFSVTPDDVHYVCMPLFHGNAVIADWLPALAGGAAVALRRRFSASAFLDDVRGYGATYFTYVGRAIQYLLATEPRPDDRTHTLRLGFGTEAGAVDAARFAERFGVRLVEGYGATEGGASVQRTPDTPPGALGRAGAGDDLAVIDPETGAECPPALLAPDGRLLNGSAAIGELVNRGRSLFEGYWRNPDAEVDRTRDGWYWTGDLFFRDAAGFLYFAGRTDDRLRVDSENLAAAMIENILARWADAAAVAVYAVPDEVAGDQVMAALALREGAEFSPEAFAAFLAGQPDLGTKMAPRYVRIVGAMPTTATNKVHRVALRRAGFRCADPVWHRSPAGAYTPLGPPALTTLLATYEAQGRSHLLPRCASSLAGD